In Cervus canadensis isolate Bull #8, Minnesota chromosome 6, ASM1932006v1, whole genome shotgun sequence, one DNA window encodes the following:
- the DHRS7 gene encoding dehydrogenase/reductase SDR family member 7, with protein sequence MSWGLLLWLLALCALLALVVQLLRFVRADADLTLLWAEWQGRRPEWELTDMVVWVTGASSGIGEELAYQLSKLGVSLVLSARRVHELERVKRKCLENGNLKEKDILILPLDLTNRSSHEMATKAVLQEFGRIDILVNNGGVSQRALCVDTSLDVFKELIELNYLGTVSLTKCVLPHMIERKQGKIVTVNSIVGIIAAPLSTGYCASKHALRGFFNTLRTELATYPGITISNICPGPVQSNIVKNALTEEVTKTTGSTADESYKMATSRCVRLMLVTMANDLKEVWIADHPFLLMFYLWQYMPTLAWWLTNKAAKRRIENFKSGVDADSSYFRSVKKKHD encoded by the exons ATGAGCTGGGGGCTGCTCCTCTGGTTGCTGGCGCTGTGCGCGCTGCTGGCGCTCGTGGTGCAGCTGCTGCGCTTCGTGCGGGCCGACGCGGACCTGACCCTGCTGTGGGCCGAGTGGCAGGGGCGACGCCCAG AATGGGAGCTGACTGATATGGTGGTGTGGGTGACCGGAGCGTCCAGTGGGATTGGAGAGGAACTGGCTTACCAGCTGTCCAAACTAGGAGTTTCTCTTGTGCTGTCAGCCAGAAGAGTACATGAGTTGGAAAGGGTGAAAAGAAAGTGCCTTG AGAATggtaatttgaaagaaaaagatatactcattttGCCCCTTGACCTGACTAACAGAAGTTCCCATGAAATGGCTACCAAAGCAGTTCTCCAGGAGTTTGGCAGA ATCGACATTCTGGTCAACAATGGTGGAGTATCCCAGCGTGCTTTGTGTGTGGACACCAGCCTGGATGTCTTCAAGGAGCTAATAGAGCTTAACTACTTAGGGACGGTGTCCTTGACAAAGTGTGTTCTGCCTCACATGATTGAGAGGAAGCAAGGAAAAATTGTTACTGTGAATAGCATTGTGGGAATTATAGCTGCACCCCTTTCTACTGGATACTGTGCCAGCAAACATGCTCTTCGG gGATTTTTTAATACCCTCCGAACTGAACTTGCCACCTACCCAGGTATAACAATTTCTAACATTTGCCCGGGACCTGTGCAATCAAATATTGTGAAAAATGCCCTAACTGAAGAAGTCACAAAG aCTACAGGCAGCACTGCAGATGAGTCCTACAAGATGGCAACCAGTCGTTGTGTGCGGCTGATGTTAGTCACCATGGCCAATGATTTGAAGGAAGTTTGGATCGCAGATCACCCTTTTTTGCTAATGTTCTATTTGTGGCAGTATATGCCAACCTTGGCCTGGTGGTTAACCAACAAAGCAGCAAAGAGAAGGATTGAGAACTTCAAGAGTGGTGTG GATGCAGATTCCTCTTATTTTAGAAGCGTGAAGAAAAAACATGACTGA
- the LOC122443716 gene encoding endogenous retrovirus group K member 24 Env polyprotein-like → MVYQTEIWKLLAALGTDGSLLQTGGKTKGVLSWRAHWWNETWRYPQAFVPYPFMILVGSVTLSKNASLYHVHCFNCTLTNCIRGMKNNSGALIVKQPPLVMMLVNLTEPWYEESGLELWNKVRIALARPRRGIGLIILGIATLVTLIASTVTASVSLAQSVHTASIVDDLAKNTSKALGIQEDIDRKLEDRLNALYDAVRFLGEEVQGLKLRTKIRCHANYRWICVTPKIYNNTETPWNKIKLHLNGIWHNENMSLDLLQLHQEILDIENAPRASMDLAKNAEEFVNSLFSNFPSITSLWHLFRGSWPRFWY, encoded by the coding sequence ATGGTGTATCAGACCGAGATATGGAAGCTGTTGGCCGCTTTAGGAACAGATGGGTCCCTTTTGCAGACCGGAGGAAAGACCAAAGGAGTACTATCCTGGAGAGCGCATTGGTGGAATGAGACTTGGAGATATCCTCAGGCCTTTGTACCCTATCCCTTTATGATCCTTGTTGGCTCTGTAACTCTTTCTAAAAATGCTAGCCTATATCatgttcattgttttaattgtacCCTGACTAATTGTATAAGAGGTATGAAAAATAATTCTGGGGCTCTGATAGTCAAACAACCGCCCCTCGTCATGATGCTTGTGAACCTCACTGAACCTTGGTATGAGGAGTCAGGGCTTGAGCTGTGGAATAAGGTGCGTATAGCCCTTGCTAGGCCACGAAGGGGGATAGGATTAATAATTCTAGGAATAGCAACGCTTGTAACTTTAATTGCTTCTACTGTTACTGCTTCTGTATCTTTAGCTCAATCTGTGCATACTGCTAGCATTGTAGACGATTTAGCAAAAAATACTTCTAAAGCTTTAGGAATTCAAGAAGATATAGATAGAAAGTTGGAGGATAGACTAAATGCTCTTTATGATGCAGTAAGATTTTTGGGGGAGGAGGTGCAAGGGTTAAAGCTAAGAACCAAAATTAGATGTCATGCTAACTATCGTTGGATTTGTGTTACGccaaaaatttataataataccGAGACCCCTTGGAATAagataaaattacatttaaatggTATTTGGCATAATGAAAACATGTCCTTGGATCTATTACAACTTCACCAGGAAATTCTTGATATAGAAAATGCTCCTCGGGCTAGTATGGATTTGGCAAAAAATGCTGAAGAGTTTGTTAacagtttgttttccaattttcccTCGATAACCTCACTTTGGCATCTTTTTCGGGGGTCGTGGCCGCGCTTCTGGTATTAG